The following nucleotide sequence is from Schistocerca serialis cubense isolate TAMUIC-IGC-003099 chromosome 4, iqSchSeri2.2, whole genome shotgun sequence.
caaacatgttcaatgggggacagatccggagatcttgctggccagggcagttgacttacaccttctagagcacgttgggtggcacgggatacatgcggacgtgcattgtcctgttggaacagcaagttcccttgccggtctaggaatggtagaacgatgggttcgatgacggtttggatgtaccgtgcactattcagtgtcccctcgacgatcaccagtgtaggagatcgctccccacaccatgatgccgggtgttggccctgtgtgcctcggtcatatgcagtcctgtttgtggcgctcacctgcacggcgccaaacacccatacgaccatcattggcaccaaggcagaagcgactctcatcgctgaagacgacacgtctccattcgtccctccattcacgcctgtcgcgacaccactggaggcgggatgcacaatgttggggcatgagcggaagatggcctaacggtgtgcgggaccgtagcccagcttcatggagacagttgcgaatggtcctcgccgataccccaggagcaacagtgtccctaatttgctgggaagtggcggtgcggtcccctacggcactgcgtaggatcctacggtcttggcgtgcatccgtgcgtcgctgcggtccggtcccaggtcaacgggcacgtgcaccttccgccgaccactggcgacaacattgatgtactgtggagacctcacgccccacgtgttgagcaattcggcggtacgtccacccggcctcccgcatgcccactatacgccctcgctcaaagtccatcaactgcacatacggttcacgtccacgctgtcgaagcatgctaccagtgttaaagactgcgatggagctccgtatgccacggcaaactgcctgacactgacggcggcggtgcacaaatgctgcgcagctagcaccattcgacggccaacaccacggttcctggtgtgtccgctgtgccgtgcgtgtgatcattgcttgtacagccctctcgcagtgtccggagcaagtatggtgggtctgacacaccggtgtcaatgtgttcttttttccatttccaggaatgtatatcagctgcaccatctcctcagttgggtacagattttgcaatgattgtaaggcactaagagaatcggagcagaggagaaatcgattgctccgaacacgattcatccgctccagtgccttcaggatcgcgtggatctccgctgcgaaaacggtatattcatcagggtgaaagtgttacctggctgaattcccggaagttatttgaaagttgtataagcCAGGAGAAACTCAAGTCTCAAAGCGTagttaagtttgacaaaatgtttgatcgtTTACAGGGGCCTCGCACCACTGATATTTTGGTGTTCTGCGCGGAGGACAAACCTTCTGCGCGCGCAGCCTGTCCTGCTCGCGGGCGCGCGCCTCCTGCTCGGCCTTGCGCCGCAGGTACTGCTCGTGGCGCGCGCGCCGCTGCGCCGCCTGCCGGTCGCGCTCGGCCTGCGCGTCGCGCTGCGCGCTGGCTCTGGCGGCCTCCTCCCTGCGCGCGCGCGCCGCCTGCGCCTCCCTGCGGCGCTGCAGCTCCTGCAGGTGCCTCTGGCGCTCCGCCGCCTGCAGCTCGCGCTGCGCCCGCTCTTCCAGCTCGGCGCGCCGCCTGGCCGcctcctgctgcagctgctgccgcGCCTCCTGCGCCTTCCTGCGCTGCTGCGCCTCTTGCAGGCGGTGCTGGCGCTCCGCCTCTTCGCGCTCGCGCTTCACCTGTTCCGCACGTTTCTTGGCGAGCTCTTCTTGCTTCTTCTTGAGCTCGTCGAGGTGTTTGCGTTCCAGCCAGGAACTCAACTGCCTCGTGTCCGCCGGCTCTTCGTACGTCCTAATTTTGCCCGTGGGATCGGGGACGGCTCGCACGAGAGCGGGCTGCAGGCTGGTGAGGCTGCAGCTGATAGCGGGGCCCCGGGAGCTGGCTGCGCGCAGGGAGGCGCACTGGCTGGCGCTGCGCCGGCGCAACTTCGGCGCCgctctgttgctgctgctgttggccaTCCTGCCTGTGGGAGAGCGGCACAGGCGTCAGCGACAACGCCACAGCAATCGACAAGAGGACCACACGCCAGTCGTATATTTGTAATTTCTTATAacaggtggttacaattaaagtgcagctactctcaTATGTCCAGggtgggctgtaattatcttatGGCAGCGACATTTGGAAGATAAGCTACAGCGTTAATGGGGAATCGATCTACActttaaaaaaattagttccaattttggccaccaggtgcaaatctggcgcaatgaatacaacaaaaatatacaccaggtgatcaaaaagtcagtataaatttgaaaacttaataaaccacggaataatgtagctagagaggtaaaaattgacacacacacttggaatgacatggggttttattagaacaaaaaaaaaacaaggtatTGCTAggtacgtgaaagatctcttgcgcgcgtcgtttggtgatgatcgtgtgctcagccgccactttcgtcatgcttcgcctcccgggtccccagacctcagtccgtgcgattattggctttggggttacctgaagtcgcaagtgtatcgtgatcgaccgacatatctaaggatggtgaaagacaacatctgacgccagtgcctcaccataactccagtgctttacagtgctgttcacaacattattcctcgactacagctattgttgaggaatgatggtggacatattgagcatttcctgcaaagaacatcatctttgctttgtatttctttgttatgctaattattgctattctgatcagatgaagcgccatctgtcagacattttttgaacttttgtattttttttttttggttctaataaaaccccatgtcattccaagcatgtgtgtcaatttgtacctctctatctacattattccgtgattta
It contains:
- the LOC126474661 gene encoding uncharacterized protein LOC126474661; translation: MANSSSNRAAPKLRRRSASQCASLRAASSRGPAISCSLTSLQPALVRAVPDPTGKIRTYEEPADTRQLSSWLERKHLDELKKKQEELAKKRAEQVKREREEAERQHRLQEAQQRRKAQEARQQLQQEAARRRAELEERAQRELQAAERQRHLQELQRRREAQAARARREEAARASAQRDAQAERDRQAAQRRARHEQYLRRKAEQEARAREQDRLRAQKAKYYSLST